The following coding sequences are from one Melospiza melodia melodia isolate bMelMel2 chromosome 2, bMelMel2.pri, whole genome shotgun sequence window:
- the GABRR3 gene encoding gamma-aminobutyric acid receptor subunit rho-3: MVLVMKLLFLTCLWPTAVLHSSHSQHHRLHRRQQMSFSRKHNSKREIKMRKLDSTKVRPLKTEQLLHIEDHDFALRPGFGGSPIPVGIDVQVESIDSISEVDMDFTMTLYLRHYWKDERLSFRSNKNKSMTFDGRLIKKIWVPDVFFVHSKRSFIHDTTVENIMLRVYPDGNVLFSLRITVSAMCFMDFSRFPLDTQNCSLELESYAYNEDDLMLYWKHGNKSLSTDEHISLSQFFIEEFSASSGLAFYSSTGWYNRLFINFALRRHIFFFVLQSYFPAMLMVMLSWVSFWIDRRAVPARVSLGITTVLTMSTIMTGVSASMPQVSYIKAVDVYLWISFLFVFLSVIEYAAVNYLTTIEERKQLKKRGKASGMYSMDAVQAMAFDGCYHDADEDMDLSPFPEPCEDSETRASQTNISNADTPRLKRKRSLKGNVGRIILQNNHVIDTYSRIIFPSVYIVFNFFYWGLYI, encoded by the exons ATGGTCCTGGTCATGAAACTTCTGTTCCTCACCTGCCTGTGGCCAACAGCAGTGCTACACAGCTCTCACAGTCAGCATCACCGTCTTCATCGCCGGCAACAAATGTCATTCTCAAGGAAACATAACAG CAAACGAGAAATTAAAATGAGGAAACTTGACAGCACGAAGGTCCGACCACTCAAAACTGAGCAGCTCCTTCACATAGAGGACCATGACTTTGCTCTGAGACCTGGATTTGGAG GGTCACCAATACCTGTGGGCATTGATGTGCAGGTGGAGAGCATTGACAGCATTTCTGAAGTGGACATG GACTTCACCATGACTTTGTATCTCAGACACTACTGGAAGGATGAGAGGCTCTCATTCCGTagcaacaaaaacaaaagcaTGACTTTTGATGGACGACTGATAAAGAAGATCTGGGTGCCTGATGTGTTTTTTGTGCACTCCAAAAGATCTTTCATCCATGATACAACTGTGGAAAACATCATGCTCCGAGTGTACCCTGATGGCAATGTGCTCTTCAGCCTGAG AATAACAGTTTCTGCTATGTGCTTCATGGATTTCAGCAGGTTTCCTCTGGACACACAGAACTGTTCTTTGGAACTGGAAAGCT ATGCATACAATGAGGATGATCTGATGTTGTACTGGAAACATGGCAACAAGTCCCTGAGCACAGATGAGCACATCTCCCTCTCCCAGTTCTTCATTGAGGAATTCAGTGCTTCCAGTGGACTTGCTTTTTACAGCAGTACTG GTTGGTACAACAGACTGTTTATCAACTTTGCACTCCGCAGacacattttcttttttgtgCTACAATCCTATTTCCCAGCCATGCTGATGGTGATGCTGTCTTGGGTTTCCTTTTGGATTGACAGAAGAGCTGTTCCTGCCAGGGTGTCACTAG GTATAACTACAGTGCTGACAATGTCCACCATCATGACAGGAGTAAGTGCCTCAATGCCTCAAGTGTCTTACATAAAGGCTGTGGATGTGTATTTATGGATCAGCTTCCTTTTTGTCTTCCTGTCAGTCATCGAGTACGCAGCAGTGAACTATCTCACCACCATTGAAGAGAGAAAACAACTCAAAAAGAGGGGCAAG GCCTCAGGGATGTACAGCATGGACGCCGTGCAAGCGATGGCTTTCGACGGCTGCTACCACGACGCAGATGAGGACATGgacctgagccccttcccagagcCCTGTGAGGACAGTGAGACCAGGGCAAGTCAAACCAACATCTCCAATGCCGACACACCTCGCCTGAAGAGGAAGAGATCTCTGAAGGGCAACGTGGGCAGGATTATTTTGCAGAACAATCATGTTATTGACACCTATTCCAGGATTATATTTCCCAGTGTATATATTGTGTTCAATTTTTTTTACTGGGGTTTGTACATATGA